In the Butyrivibrio fibrisolvens genome, one interval contains:
- a CDS encoding response regulator, translated as MNAICVDDEALILTRTVNLVKKTKLFENVESFMDPYDAIDYLDSASVTLALLDIDMPQMGGLELAQKLKEKNPDIKVIFLTGYSEYAVDAYALHATGYLLKPISYDKLVSELEYALQTAGSATESGTKSKDVPRVKVETFGYFNILVDGKLVAFKRNKAKELIACLVDRRGQFVSRKDIFYILWEDDDYDRAKQKYLDTIIRSLKDTLEEYGISDIFEIESGQMRIVADKIDCDLFKFLNKDKAAMNSFTGEYMSSYTWASETEGYLTEMMEI; from the coding sequence ATGAATGCTATATGTGTTGACGATGAGGCATTGATCCTTACAAGGACAGTTAATCTGGTAAAGAAAACTAAATTATTTGAAAATGTTGAGTCGTTCATGGACCCATATGATGCTATAGATTATCTGGATTCGGCTTCTGTAACGCTTGCACTCCTTGATATAGATATGCCTCAAATGGGTGGACTGGAGCTTGCTCAAAAACTTAAGGAGAAGAATCCGGATATCAAAGTGATCTTTTTGACAGGATATTCTGAATATGCAGTTGATGCTTACGCTCTGCATGCTACAGGATATCTTCTTAAGCCTATAAGCTATGATAAGCTTGTGTCTGAGCTTGAATATGCTTTGCAGACAGCAGGATCTGCTACAGAATCAGGCACTAAATCTAAAGATGTGCCAAGAGTTAAAGTAGAAACTTTCGGATATTTCAATATCCTTGTAGACGGCAAGCTTGTAGCCTTTAAACGCAATAAGGCCAAAGAACTGATCGCATGCCTTGTTGACCGCCGCGGACAGTTTGTCTCCAGAAAAGATATTTTTTATATATTGTGGGAAGATGATGACTACGACAGAGCAAAGCAGAAGTATCTTGACACTATAATACGAAGCCTTAAAGATACGCTTGAAGAGTACGGTATCTCAGATATTTTTGAGATCGAAAGCGGCCAGATGCGAATAGTAGCCGACAAGATCGATTGCGACCTCTTTAAATTTCTTAATAAAGATAAAGCTGCTATGAACAGCTTTACGGGAGAGTACATGAGCTCCTATACCTGGGCCAGCGAAACAGAAGGGTATCTAACAGAGATGATGGAGATTTGA